A genomic region of Glycine max cultivar Williams 82 chromosome 15, Glycine_max_v4.0, whole genome shotgun sequence contains the following coding sequences:
- the LOC106796056 gene encoding uncharacterized protein: MATQPNSPPPPPPSTGVASHSSSPPLKRTRKASRLRSLATRPFGAERPLVHVDPVTGKADGPHSKKFRTYLGIVARDKVDVTYENWKHVPITQKDLIWEDIQAEFDIPEASDLRTKKKILQTVGERWRQFKSDLTSKWALAADKDSVDDTVCKMYDISKEKWTQFCQSRRDPSWENVRKKAQAVQKQNTAPHVMSRGGYEYLEKKLMDEKRKKKLEEATQSGSTDTVTDPPSPIKRHVKWKLARTKKTGDMTSEAAKEIADKIDALEEQASQGSFVIHGRHDILTAAIGRPEHPGRVRAVGAGITIKQYFGSASRTSSIAPEYLQQLTQQIKDQLEDSIIEKVTQRLMLSLSQMQSQGLALPPEPDIGPSAARVSTKESCVDPSGNDPDTDDSYKCGLYIEEYPSRLVALGRVYEGSTTIYNIPLLHD, translated from the exons ATGGCTACACAGCCAAACTCTCCtccgcctcctcctccttctactGGTGTAGCATCGCATTCGTCGTCACCACCATTGAAGCGGACTAGAAAGGCCTCACGCCTAAGATCATTGGCGACTAGACCATTTGGGGCAGAGAGACCCCTTGTCCATGTGGATCCTGTTACTGGCAAAGCAGACGGTCCCCACAGCAAGAAATTTAGAACATATTTAGGGATCGTTgctcgtgataaggtggatgtcACATACGAAAATTGGAAGCATGTCCCTATtactcagaaggatttgatatgggaggatattcag gctgaatttgatatccctgaagcatctgatttaaggacaaaaaagaaaatacttcagactgtgggggagcggtggagacagtttaagtctgatttgacgtcgaaatgggcacttgcagctGACAAGGATAGTGTCGATGACACTGTATGCAAAATGTacgacattagcaaggagaaatggacccaattttgtcagagccgtagagacccttcatgggag AATGTGCGAAAAAAAGCACAAGCCGTCCAAAAACAAAACACTGCCCCTCACGTgatgtctcgtgggggttatgaatatttagaaaaaaagttgatggatgagaagagaaagaaaaaactagagGAAGCTACTCAATCCGGAAGCACTGACACCGTCActgatcctccatctcccatcaaacgacacgtgaagtggaagctagcccgcaccaagaaaactggtGACATGACATCTGAagcagcaaaggaaattgctgacaagatt GATGCGCTTGAGGAGCAGGCCTCACAGGGTTCTTTTGTTATCCATGGACGTCATGATATactgactgctgccattgggcgaccagaacaccctggtcGTGTGCGTGCTGTAGGAGCCGGTAtaaccatcaagcaatactttggatcagcTTCAAGGACCTCCTCCATTGCTCCCGAATACCTGCAACAGTTGACGCAACAAATCAAGGACCAACTGGAGGATTCAATCATAGAAAAAGTCACTCAACGGCTAATGTTATCCCTCAGCCaaatgcaatcacagggactcgCACTGCCTCCTGAACCTGATATTGGTCCTTCAGctgctcgtgtcagcacaaaggagagttgtgttgatccctcggGGAACGATCCAGACACCGATGACTCATACAAATGCGGGTTGTATATTGAAGAATATCCTTCtcgcctggttgccctaggaagagtttatgagggatccacaaccATTTACAACATTCCTTTGCTGCATGATtaa